The nucleotide window GATCCGCAGCGCAACCGTCTGGAGGAGATCAAGACGTTCCGCGGCGACCTCTCCCGCCAGCCGGCCAACCATCGCCTGCTGCATTGGGCGCAAGCCAAGGTCTACGGCTGGCTGCTCTGCCAAACGCGGGGACTGGCGGAAATCGAGCTGGCGCTGGTGTATTTCGACGTGCTCAGCCAGAAGGAAACGCTGCTGATCGAACGCCATCGTGCTGACGAACTGCGCCAGTTCTTCGAGGCCCAGTGCATGCGCTTCCTCGCCTGGGCCGAGCAGGAACTGGCCCACCGCGCGCAGCGCGATCTGGCGTTACATGCGCTGAAATTCCCCTATGGTGAATTCCGCCAGGGCCAGCGTCAGCTAGCCGAAGCGACATACAAGGCCGCCTGCACCGGCACCGTGTTGATGGCGCAGGCCCCGACCGGCATCGGCAAGACGCTGGGCACGTTGTTCCCGCTGCTCAAGGCGATGCCAGGCCAGCAGCTGGACAAGCTGTTCTTCCTTGCCGCCAAGACCTCGGGGCGACGCCTGGCGCTGGACGCACTGCAGACGTTGCAGCGCACTGGCGCGGACGAGGTGCGCGTGCTGGAGCTCATTGCCCGCGACAAGGCCTGCGAGCATCCGGACAAGGCCTGCCACGGCGAGTCCTGTCCGCTGGCGCGCGGCTTCTATGACCGGCTGCCGGTGGCGCGACAAGCCGCGCTGGCGCACCCGCAGCTGGATCAGACGACGCTGCGCGAGGTGGCGCTGGCGCACGATGTCTGTCCTTACTACCTCAGCCAGGAAATGGCGCGCTGGGCTGACGTGGTGATCGGCGATTACAACTACTACTTCGACGTCAGCGCGCTGCTCCACGGGCTGACGCTGACCAATCAGTGGCGTGCCTGCGTGCTGGTGGATGAAGCGCACAACCTCCTCGAGCGCGCTCGGAGCATGTACAGCGCCGAGTTGGATCAACGAGATTTCAAAGGCTTGCGAGCCAAAGCTCCTGCAAAACTGCACAAATCGCTCAGCCGTATTCAGCGCTGTTGGAACGAGCTGCACCGCGACCAGACCGGCGAGTATCGCGTGCTGGCGGAACTGCCGCAAAAGCTGATCGGCGCGCTGCAGCAACTGGTTAGCGCCGTTACCGATTACCTGGGCGAGAACCCCACCGGGGTGGACGCCGCCATACTCAACGCCTACTTCCAGGCCATGCATCTGTGCCGGATGGCTGAACTGTTCGGCGAGCACTCGCTGGTCGATTGCACATTACTGCCCGCGGGCGGTTCGGCTCGTGGCAAGGCTTCGCGGTTGTGCCTGCGCAATGTGATCCCGGCGCCGTTCCTCGCGCCGCGGCTGGCGCAGGCGCGCGCCTGCGTGCTGTTTTCCGCCACGCTCAGCCCGCGTCGGTTCTACGCCGACACCCTGGGGGTGCCGACCAGCAGTGTCTGGATCGACGTGGACTCGCCGTTTCGTGGTGAGCAGCTGCAGGTGCAGCTGGCGCGGCATATCTCCACCCGCTACCAGGACCGCGAGCGTTCCCTGGCGCCGATCGTTGCGCTGCTGGCTGAGCAGTATCGTCGGCGGCCGGGCAATTACCTGGCGTTCTTCAGCAGCTTCGACTACCTGCATCAGGTCGCCGCGCTGCTCGCCGAATGCCATCCCGACGTGCCGATCTGGCAGCAAACCCGCGGCATGCAGGAGAGCGCCCGCGAGGCTTTTCTTGCGCGCTTCGAGGCGAACGGACGTGGTATCGGCTTCGCCGTGCTCGGCGGTGCGTTCGCCGAAGGCATCGACCTGCCGGGCAATCGGCTGATCGGCGCGTTCGTCGCGACCCTTGGTCTGCCACAGGTCAACCCGGTCAACGAACAGCTCAAGGCGCGTATGGAGGCGGTATTCGGCAACGGCTATGACTACACCTATCTCTACCCCGGCCTGCAGAAGGTGGTGCAGGCTGCCGGTCGAGTGATTCGCACCACCCAGGACGAAGGCGTCATCCACCTGATCGACGATCGTTTTGCCCGCACACAGGTACGCCGCCTGTTGCCGTCGTGGTGGGAAATCGGCAGATAAAGCTGCTGCTAGATATGAAGTTTCACATCAAGATAACGGCATAACATATTGAGTTAACGACTAATAGTTTTCGGCTATTCCTGCGGATCGTAAACGCATAGGCCGTCGGGGGATCGCTTCTATACTCGAATCGAACCCATCGGAGGATACCGCCATGCGTCGCCTTATCAGTTTCACCGTTGCCGCTCTCTTCAGTGCCCCGCTCTGGGCCATGCATTGTCCGATGGACATGGCCAAGATCGACGAACAGCTCGCCGCCAATCCGCCCAGCGACGCTACCACCCTCGAACGCGTCAAGCAGTTGCGCGCCGAGGGCGAGCAACTGCACAACGCCGGCGATCACGCCCAGTCGGTCAAAGTGCTCGGCGAAGCGCTCGACCTGCTGGGCGTCAAATCCTGAGCCGCAAGCGCCCTGGCAATTACTTGCCGGGGCGCACTCTCACAGCTTGGCGATCGACACTTCGGTCGATTTGACAAACGCGATCACCTCGCTGCCGATCCCAAGCTCCAGCTCGCGCACCGAGCGCGTGGTGATCACTGAGGTGACGATGCCTGCCGCGGTCTGCACGTCGATTTCCGACAGCACGTCGCCCTGGACGATCTCGCGAATGGTGCCCCTGAATTGATTGCGTACGTTGATGGCCTTTATGGTCATGGTGTTGCTCCGTCTGAGTAGTCGGGTTGGAGATGGGTCAGAGCGCCCAGCGCAGTTGCGTGGGCAAGGGTGAAACGGGTTCGGCCCGTGGCGGCAGTTCCGGCAGCGCGAGTACGCGGTTGAGCACCTGTTCTTCCAGCGCGGCGAGGCTGGCCGAGCCGCGATTGCGCGGGCGTCGGATATTCACGGCGAGATCCAGGCCGATCTGGCCGTCCTCGATGAGAATCACCCGGTCCGCGATTGCCACCGCCTCGCTGACATCGTGAGTAACCAGCAACACGGTAAAACCGTGCCGCTGCCACAACCGCTCGATCAGCTGCTGCATCTCGATACGGGTCAGCGCGTCCAGCGCGCCGAGCGGCTCGTCGAGCAGCAGCAGGCGCGGCTGATGGATCAGCGCGCGGGCCAGCGCCACACGCTGCTTCTGCCCGCCGGACAGTGCCGCGGGCCAGTCGTTGGCGCGCTCGGCGAGCCCTACCGCCGCCAGCGCATCGGCCGCTTGCGACCGCCAGTCGCCGCTCAGACCGAGGCCGACGTTGTCGATCACCCGCTTCCACGGCAACAGACGGGCGTCCTGGAACATCAGCCGAATGGCGTCGCGCGCGGTGCCAAGCGAGTCAGTGTCGGCGCCGAGCGAACCACGGCTGGGTTGTTCTAGCCCGGCCAGCAAGCGCAGCAGCGTGCTCTTGCCGCAACCGCTGCGCCCGACCACGGCGACGAACTGCCCGGCCGGAATCTGCAGATCGATGCCCCTGAGCACCTCGCGCTGGTCGAAGGCCTTGCCGACGCCCTCGATGGTCAACGGGATGCCGCCGGGCGCAGCGCTCTGCTGGATACGATGCAATGCGGTCATTGCGCACCTGCCTTGGTCTGATAGGCCGGGTGCCAGCGCAGCCACGAGCGTTCCAGCGCGCGCGCCGCAAGGTCGGCCAGCTTGCCGAGCACGGCATAGAGCAGGATCGCCAGCACCACCACGTCGGTCTGCAGGAACTCGCGGGCGTTCATCGCCAGATAGCCGATACCGGCGCTCGCCGAGATGGTTTCGGCGACGATCAGCGTCAGCCACATGAAGCCGAGCGCGAAGCGCACGCCGACCAGAATCGACGGCAGCGCGCCGGGCAGGATCACCTGGCGGAACAGCGCGAAGCCGGATAGCCCATAGCTGCGCGCCATTTCCACCAGCCCGGCATCGACGCTGCGGATGCCGTGATAGGTGTTCAGGTAGATGGGGAACAGCGTGCCGAGCGCAACGAGGAAGATCTTTGCGCTCTCGTCGATGCCGAACCACAGGATAACCAGCGGAATCAGCGCCAGATGCGGCACGTTGCGGATCATCTGTACCGAGCTGTCGAGCAGGCGCTCGCCCCAGTTCGACAGGCCGGTGATGAAGCCCAGCGCCAGGCCGATACCGCCGCCGATGGCGAAGCCGATGCCAGCGCGCCAACCGCTGATGGCCAGATGGGTCCAGAGATCGCCGCTGGCGATCAGCGTCCAGCCCGCCGCCACCACCGCGCTCGGTGCCGGCAGGATGCGCGTGGACAGCAACCCGAAGGCCACCGCGCCCTGCCAGGCCGCCAGTAACGCCAAAGGCAGCAGCCAGGGGGCCAGACGCTGGCCGAAAGAATGAAGGGTCATAGTTTGCTCCGTTCTGCTCATGCACTTCGTAGGCTGGAAATCGCGCAATTCGCTTTTCCAGCGCCAGGTGGGAAAGACCTGCGGTCGTTTCCCACCCCACGTAGTCCGTATCGATTCAACTGGCCGCCGCGCTTTTGGGCAGGATGTCGCTGGAGATCATTTCGCCGAACGGGCTGACATAGCCGCGGCTTTCCGGCCGCTGCGGCTGGGCGATATCCAGATGCGGGAACAGCAGCTCGGCGACGCGGTAGCTCTCCTCCAGATGCGGATAGCCGGAGAAGACGAACGTATCGATGCCCAGCTCGGCGTATTCCCGGACCCGCGCGGCCACGGTGGGGCCGTCGCCGACCAGTGCCGTGCCGGCACCGCCGCGCACCAGACCGACCCCGGCCCAGAGATTCGGCGCCACCACCAGCCGGTCCCTGCGCCCACCATGCAGCGCGGCCATGCGCTGCTGGCCGACCGAATCGAAGCGCGCCAGCGAGGCCTGCGCCTTGGCGATGGTGTCGTCGTCGAGATGGCTGATAAGCCGCTCGGCGGCGGCCCAGGCCTCGTCGTTGGTTTCGCGCACGATCACATGCAGGCGGATGCCGAACCGCACGGCGCGACCGTGCCGCGCGGCGCGTTTACGCACATCGGCGATCTTCTCGGCGACGGCGTCCAGCGGCTCGCCCCAGGTCAGATACAGCTCGACCTGCTCGGCCGCCAGCTCATGCGCGGCCTCGGACGAGCCGCCGAAGTACAGCGGCGGGCGCGGCTGCTGGATGGGCGGATAGAGCAGCTTGGCGCCCTTGACCTGAAGGTGCTTGCCGTCCAGGTCGACGGTCTCGCCCTCCAGCACGCGGCGCCAGATGCGCGTGAATTCGACGGCGGCCTCATAGCGTTCGGCGTGGCTCAGATTCAGCCCGTCGGCTGCCAGCTCGTCAGGGTCACCGCCGGTGACCAGATTGAACAGCGCACGGCCGTTGGAAAGCCGGTCCAGGGTCGCCGCCTGCCGCGCTGCGACGGTCGGTGAGATGATTCCCGGACGCAGGGCGACGAGGAATTTCAGACGCTGCGTCACCGGGATCAGCGAGGCGGCGACCAGCCAGGAATCCTCGCAGGAGCGTCCGGTGGGGATCAGCACGCCACCGAAACCTAGGCGGTCGGCAGCCTGGGCGATCTGCGTGAGGTAGCCGTGGTCGACCGCGCGAGCGCCTTCCGCCGTGCCTAGGTAGTTACCGTCGCCGTGGGTCGGCAGGAACCAGAAGATGTTAAGACTCATGGGAATGCTCCATATCCATTGGGGTGCGCGACGTCTGCGCCGCGCGAAAAACTCGGTGGAGATGTGTTATTCGGCGTGCTGGGCGATGCGTTTGGGCGGCGTCCAGACGACGCTCTCGATAACCAGCTGTCTGGGAATCAGCTTGAGCGCTGTGAAGGTGTCGGCGATGGCCTGCTGCGCGCGCACCACCTCCGGCGTGATCGGCCGCGCACCATAGCCCTGACGGATCACCGCCTTGCGGGTGATCTCGCTCGGCAGGCCAAGCAGTGGCGCAACCTGCGCGGTGGCTTCGTCGACGTTGTCCTCGACCCACTCGCCGATATCGCGGATTTCCTCGACCAGCACACCGAGCACCGCGGGATTGCGCTCGGCGAAGGGCCGTGCGGCGAGGTAGAACTGGTGATTGCTGACCAGGCCCTGGCCGTCACGCAGGGTACGCGCCTGCAACTGTTGCTCTGCGGCAGCCTGGAATGGATCCCAGATCACCCAGGCATCCACGCTGCCACGCTCGAAGGCGGCGCGGGCATCGGCCGGCGGCAGATAGATTGGCTGGATATCGGTGTAGCTCAGCCCCGCCGATTGCAACGCGCGCACCAGCAGGTAGTGCACGTTGGAGCCCTTGTTCAGGGCGATCTTCTTGCCTTTGAGTTCGGCCAGCGAGCGGATCGGCGAATCCTTGGGCAGCAGGATTGCCTCGCCACTCGGCGCCGGGGGTTCATGCGCGACGTAGAGCAAATCGGCACCGGCGGCTTGGGCGAATACCGGCGGGGTTTCACCGGTTACGCCGAAGTCAATGGAACCGACATTGAGTCCTTCGAGCAGCTGCGGGCCGCCAGGAAACTCCGTCCATTGCACGGTGAAGCCCTGCTCGGCAAGCCGTTTTTCCAGCGTGCCGCGAGCCTTGAGCAGCACCAACGTGCCGTACTTCTGATAGCCGATACGCAGGACGTGGTCCGCTTGCGGCTGGGCCTGAGCCTGAGTGATGGCGCCGAAGGAAATGGCCGCGGCAAACAGGGCGACCAGTCCTCGACGCAAGGTATTGGTGCGCATGGCACTCTCCTTTGCAGTCTGGGTTTGGATTTACGGCCTGCTTGCCCGTTGGCGGGCGAGTGAGACTGTAGAACCGCCGTCAGGCGGATGTTGCGCAGGTAACCCGGTGGCAATCCGGGAATACGGTTGGGGGTTAGATGCTCCAGCGCGCGCTGGCTAATCGCTCAGGCAGCAGCTGCGGGTTAAGCGGTTGCGGTCGTCTGGCGAGGGCGGCATACAGCTGCTGCAGCGATTCGACCAACCGTTCGTGCAGCTCCGGCGCCAGACGGGCCGGGCGCTGCGGCTCGGCATAAGCGATCTGGGCATCTGTCGCGTACACGCCATGGAGCATTTCCTGAGCCTTGAGCGCGGCGAGCACCGGCTTCAGCGAGTAATCGACCGCCAGCATGTGCGCCACGCTGCCACCGGTAGCCAGCGGCAAAACCGCCTTGTGCGCCAAGGCACGCTCGGGCAACAGGTCCAGCAGGGTTTTCAGCGCACCGGCGACGGAGGCCTTATACACCGGCGTGGCGATCAGCAGAGCGTCCGCCCGCGCGACATGCTCGAGCAGTTGCTGTACTCGTGGGCTGTCGAAGCGTGCGTGCAGCAGGTCCGCGGCATCGAAGTCACGCACGCCATAGCGCACCACTTCGACGCCACGCTGGTGCAACCAGTCGCCGGCGATACTCAGCAGCACCGCCGAGCGCGAGCGTTGGCTGGGGCTGCCGGCGAGGGAAACAACCAACATGCAGGAATTCCTTCTCGTACTCGCTCAGCGATTGGGTTGCGGGGTCAGGCGCAAGTACGGCTTGACGGCGCGATAGCCTTTGGGGAAACGCTGCTTGAGCTCTTCCTCGTCCTTGATCGACGGCACGATCACCACGTCATCGCCTTCCTGCCAGTTGGCCGGGGTGGCGACCTTGTAGTTGTCAGTCAGCTGCAGCGAATCGATCACCCGGAGGATCTCGTGGAAGTTGCGCCCGGTGCTCGCCGGATACGTGATGGTCAGGCGCACCTTCTTGTTCGGATCGATGATGAACAGCGAACGCACGGTCAGGGTGTCGTTGGCGTTCGGGTGGATCAGGTCGTACAGCTCGGAAACCTTGCGGTCGGCGTCGGCGAGGATCGGAAAGTTGACTCGGGTGTTCTGCGTCTCGTTGATGTCGTCGATCCACCTGATGTGCGAAGCCACCGGGTCTACGGACAGGGCGATGGCTTTGACGTTGCGCTTGGCAAACTCGTCCTTCAGCTTGGCGGTGAAACCGAGCTCCGTGGTGCATACCGGGGTGAAGTCGGCCGGGTGCGAGAACAGCACGCCCCAGCTGTCGCCGAGCCATTCGTGGAAGCGGATGCGGCCTTCGTTGGAGTCCTGCTCGAAATCGGGGGCGATGTCGCCGAGGCGGATGCTCATGGTTCTGCTCCTTCAGTGATTCGTTGAGGTGGGCACACTATGCGCACTGTCGTTTCGAGTTAAAAAGAATAAATAATGATTTATCTATAACCAAAAGCAATTATGGGGGCGTGCCCTTTCCGGCTGCCCGGCCTTTAGGAAAACTGGCGAATCAGCTGCTGAAGGCGCTCGCAGGCGGCAGGAAGCTGCTGCTCGCTTGCGCGGGCGACGCCGAGAAGCAACCCCGGACGCTGAGGGTCGACCGGAGCGAACCATGTCGAAAGCGGCGATGGCGCCAGTCCGAATGCCAGCGCCTCACGAGCGATGACGCGATCGCGTGCCCCTTCGGGCAGCCAAAGCAGCACGCCGAGCCCCGCCGGACGCACCGGATACCCCATGGCCTGTAACGTCGCATGCAGCGCCGCGCTGCGACTCGCGTAGACACGCTTCATGCGACGCAGATGCCGTAGGTAATGGCCGTCGCGCATGAACTCGGCGGTGGCCGTTTGCACGGCGGGGCCGGGAGCCGGTGCGAGACACATCACCGCTTCGGCGAACCGCGCAACCAGTGCCGCCGGGACGACGACGAAGCCGAGCCGCAGCGTGGGGCTGATGGTCTTGCTGAACGAGCCGATGTGGATGACGCGGCCGGCGCCGTCCAGCGATGCCAACGCCGGTGCCGCGCGGCGCTTCAGCTGCAATTCGCCGAGATAGTCATCCTCGATGATCCACGCCCCGGAGCGCGCCGCCCAGTCAAGCAGCTGAACCCGCCGGGCGAGCGACAGCGGGACGCCGGTTGGAGCCTGCTGTCCCGGTGTCACCAGGGCCAAGGCGGCATCCGGCGCATGCTGCATGCCGTAGGCGACGTCGATGCCATCGTCGTCCACCGGAATCGGGATCGGAGTGACTTGAGCGATTTCCAGCGCTTTGCGGCTGGGCGGGAACCCCGGATTCTCCACCCAGGCCGAGCGCCCTTCGGCCTTAAGGACCCTCAGCGCGACGCCGAGGGCGCCGGAGAACCCCGCGGTGATGAACACCTGGGATGGGCGACATTCGATGCCTCGTGACAGCGCCAGGTGCGCGGCGATCTCGTTGCGCAGCGCCTGCTCGCCGCGAGGGTCCGGATAGATGAGCTGAGCGTGCACTTCGCTGCGGGCAGCATGTGCACGCAAGCGTGCAAAAAGCGTCACCGGAAAACTATCTGAGGCGGGCACGCCATTCTGGAAGACGGCCGCTCCGCTCAGAAATTCCCGGTACAGCGGCGGCAGCGCATCCGCCGCGCTGGCCGGCTCCGACAAGGCGATTTTCGGTGGGTGATTGGTCACCCGGGTGCCGCCGGCACCGCAGGAGACGACCAGTTGTTTGTCCGCCAGGCGCTCGTATGCGGTCTTGACGGTGCCTCTGGCGACGCCCAGTTGGGCGGCGAGGTCCAGCCATGACGGCAGCCTGGCGCCAGGCGCGAGCACGCCGTTGTTGATAGCTGCCGCGATACCGATGTGAATCTGCTCGGCCAACGGTATATCGGCAGTCCGGTCCAGCTTCAGGTCAAGGATTTTCATGCCGCATGGTACTGCCGAAATGAACATTTTCGGTTCTTTTGGGTGAACCCTCGACGGTCGCATACTGGCCGCCGCCCTCAAAGGAGATTCCCATGAAGCCCACACGCTTGCTACCGCCCTTGCTGACCGCCCTCGGAATGACCTTTGTCGGCGTGGCCAGCGCCGACGCTCCCGGCGACACGATCAAACCCAACTTTTCCCATGCCCTGCCGAACATTCCGGGCAAGTCGCTGACGGCCGTGGAGGTGACCTACGCGCCAGGAGGCGCATCGATGCCGCACCGTCATGCGCAATCGGCGTTTATCTATGCCTATGTCGTTTCCGGCCGGATTGTCAGCCAAGTGGCCGGGGAACCGGAGCGCACCTACTCGGCGGGGGAAACCTGGTACGAAATGCCGGGCGCGCATCATGTCGTCAGTCGCAACGCGAGCGACTCCG belongs to Pseudomonas phenolilytica and includes:
- a CDS encoding ATP-dependent DNA helicase encodes the protein MNYRIAVRALCEFTAKQGDLDLRFTPSPTALEGIAGHAQVTARRGAGYEREVALEGTYGTLTVRGRADGYDPQRNRLEEIKTFRGDLSRQPANHRLLHWAQAKVYGWLLCQTRGLAEIELALVYFDVLSQKETLLIERHRADELRQFFEAQCMRFLAWAEQELAHRAQRDLALHALKFPYGEFRQGQRQLAEATYKAACTGTVLMAQAPTGIGKTLGTLFPLLKAMPGQQLDKLFFLAAKTSGRRLALDALQTLQRTGADEVRVLELIARDKACEHPDKACHGESCPLARGFYDRLPVARQAALAHPQLDQTTLREVALAHDVCPYYLSQEMARWADVVIGDYNYYFDVSALLHGLTLTNQWRACVLVDEAHNLLERARSMYSAELDQRDFKGLRAKAPAKLHKSLSRIQRCWNELHRDQTGEYRVLAELPQKLIGALQQLVSAVTDYLGENPTGVDAAILNAYFQAMHLCRMAELFGEHSLVDCTLLPAGGSARGKASRLCLRNVIPAPFLAPRLAQARACVLFSATLSPRRFYADTLGVPTSSVWIDVDSPFRGEQLQVQLARHISTRYQDRERSLAPIVALLAEQYRRRPGNYLAFFSSFDYLHQVAALLAECHPDVPIWQQTRGMQESAREAFLARFEANGRGIGFAVLGGAFAEGIDLPGNRLIGAFVATLGLPQVNPVNEQLKARMEAVFGNGYDYTYLYPGLQKVVQAAGRVIRTTQDEGVIHLIDDRFARTQVRRLLPSWWEIGR
- a CDS encoding TOBE domain-containing protein, with the protein product MTIKAINVRNQFRGTIREIVQGDVLSEIDVQTAAGIVTSVITTRSVRELELGIGSEVIAFVKSTEVSIAKL
- the ssuB gene encoding aliphatic sulfonates ABC transporter ATP-binding protein, with product MTALHRIQQSAAPGGIPLTIEGVGKAFDQREVLRGIDLQIPAGQFVAVVGRSGCGKSTLLRLLAGLEQPSRGSLGADTDSLGTARDAIRLMFQDARLLPWKRVIDNVGLGLSGDWRSQAADALAAVGLAERANDWPAALSGGQKQRVALARALIHQPRLLLLDEPLGALDALTRIEMQQLIERLWQRHGFTVLLVTHDVSEAVAIADRVILIEDGQIGLDLAVNIRRPRNRGSASLAALEEQVLNRVLALPELPPRAEPVSPLPTQLRWAL
- the ssuC gene encoding aliphatic sulfonate ABC transporter permease SsuC; translation: MTLHSFGQRLAPWLLPLALLAAWQGAVAFGLLSTRILPAPSAVVAAGWTLIASGDLWTHLAISGWRAGIGFAIGGGIGLALGFITGLSNWGERLLDSSVQMIRNVPHLALIPLVILWFGIDESAKIFLVALGTLFPIYLNTYHGIRSVDAGLVEMARSYGLSGFALFRQVILPGALPSILVGVRFALGFMWLTLIVAETISASAGIGYLAMNAREFLQTDVVVLAILLYAVLGKLADLAARALERSWLRWHPAYQTKAGAQ
- the ssuD gene encoding FMNH2-dependent alkanesulfonate monooxygenase, with amino-acid sequence MSLNIFWFLPTHGDGNYLGTAEGARAVDHGYLTQIAQAADRLGFGGVLIPTGRSCEDSWLVAASLIPVTQRLKFLVALRPGIISPTVAARQAATLDRLSNGRALFNLVTGGDPDELAADGLNLSHAERYEAAVEFTRIWRRVLEGETVDLDGKHLQVKGAKLLYPPIQQPRPPLYFGGSSEAAHELAAEQVELYLTWGEPLDAVAEKIADVRKRAARHGRAVRFGIRLHVIVRETNDEAWAAAERLISHLDDDTIAKAQASLARFDSVGQQRMAALHGGRRDRLVVAPNLWAGVGLVRGGAGTALVGDGPTVAARVREYAELGIDTFVFSGYPHLEESYRVAELLFPHLDIAQPQRPESRGYVSPFGEMISSDILPKSAAAS
- a CDS encoding sulfonate ABC transporter substrate-binding protein; its protein translation is MRTNTLRRGLVALFAAAISFGAITQAQAQPQADHVLRIGYQKYGTLVLLKARGTLEKRLAEQGFTVQWTEFPGGPQLLEGLNVGSIDFGVTGETPPVFAQAAGADLLYVAHEPPAPSGEAILLPKDSPIRSLAELKGKKIALNKGSNVHYLLVRALQSAGLSYTDIQPIYLPPADARAAFERGSVDAWVIWDPFQAAAEQQLQARTLRDGQGLVSNHQFYLAARPFAERNPAVLGVLVEEIRDIGEWVEDNVDEATAQVAPLLGLPSEITRKAVIRQGYGARPITPEVVRAQQAIADTFTALKLIPRQLVIESVVWTPPKRIAQHAE
- the ssuE gene encoding NADPH-dependent FMN reductase, with translation MLVVSLAGSPSQRSRSAVLLSIAGDWLHQRGVEVVRYGVRDFDAADLLHARFDSPRVQQLLEHVARADALLIATPVYKASVAGALKTLLDLLPERALAHKAVLPLATGGSVAHMLAVDYSLKPVLAALKAQEMLHGVYATDAQIAYAEPQRPARLAPELHERLVESLQQLYAALARRPQPLNPQLLPERLASARWSI
- a CDS encoding peroxiredoxin, which translates into the protein MSIRLGDIAPDFEQDSNEGRIRFHEWLGDSWGVLFSHPADFTPVCTTELGFTAKLKDEFAKRNVKAIALSVDPVASHIRWIDDINETQNTRVNFPILADADRKVSELYDLIHPNANDTLTVRSLFIIDPNKKVRLTITYPASTGRNFHEILRVIDSLQLTDNYKVATPANWQEGDDVVIVPSIKDEEELKQRFPKGYRAVKPYLRLTPQPNR
- a CDS encoding PLP-dependent aminotransferase family protein, with amino-acid sequence MFISAVPCGMKILDLKLDRTADIPLAEQIHIGIAAAINNGVLAPGARLPSWLDLAAQLGVARGTVKTAYERLADKQLVVSCGAGGTRVTNHPPKIALSEPASAADALPPLYREFLSGAAVFQNGVPASDSFPVTLFARLRAHAARSEVHAQLIYPDPRGEQALRNEIAAHLALSRGIECRPSQVFITAGFSGALGVALRVLKAEGRSAWVENPGFPPSRKALEIAQVTPIPIPVDDDGIDVAYGMQHAPDAALALVTPGQQAPTGVPLSLARRVQLLDWAARSGAWIIEDDYLGELQLKRRAAPALASLDGAGRVIHIGSFSKTISPTLRLGFVVVPAALVARFAEAVMCLAPAPGPAVQTATAEFMRDGHYLRHLRRMKRVYASRSAALHATLQAMGYPVRPAGLGVLLWLPEGARDRVIAREALAFGLAPSPLSTWFAPVDPQRPGLLLGVARASEQQLPAACERLQQLIRQFS
- a CDS encoding cupin domain-containing protein, whose protein sequence is MKPTRLLPPLLTALGMTFVGVASADAPGDTIKPNFSHALPNIPGKSLTAVEVTYAPGGASMPHRHAQSAFIYAYVVSGRIVSQVAGEPERTYSAGETWYEMPGAHHVVSRNASDSEPAKLLAVFVVDSDDDVLTTPDEQDSGNE